A portion of the Pseudarthrobacter sp. L1SW genome contains these proteins:
- a CDS encoding beta-ketoacyl-ACP reductase: MTEAASAPRSVLITGGNRGIGLAIAEAFLANGDKVAVTYRSESKLPEGILGVKADVTDEASVDAAFKEVEAAHGPVEVLVANAGITKDTLLLRMSEDDFTSVIDTNLTGAFRVIKRASKGMIRLRKGRVVLISSVSGLYGAPGQINYSASKAGLVGIARSLTRELGSRGITANVVAPGFINTDMTAELPEATQKDYLSSIPAGRFAEASEVANVVRWISSDEAAYISGAVIPVDGGLGMGH, from the coding sequence ATGACTGAAGCAGCATCCGCTCCCCGCAGCGTCCTGATAACCGGCGGCAACCGCGGTATCGGACTGGCCATCGCCGAGGCGTTCCTGGCCAACGGCGACAAGGTTGCCGTGACCTACCGGAGCGAATCGAAGCTGCCGGAAGGTATCCTGGGCGTCAAAGCGGATGTCACGGACGAGGCCTCCGTGGACGCGGCCTTCAAAGAGGTGGAAGCGGCCCACGGTCCCGTGGAGGTCCTGGTGGCCAACGCCGGAATCACCAAGGACACCCTGCTTTTGCGCATGAGCGAGGACGACTTCACGTCCGTCATCGACACCAACCTCACCGGTGCGTTCCGCGTCATCAAGCGCGCCTCCAAGGGCATGATCCGGCTGCGCAAGGGCCGCGTTGTCCTGATTTCCTCCGTGTCCGGCCTGTACGGGGCGCCAGGCCAGATCAACTACTCGGCGTCCAAGGCAGGCCTGGTGGGCATCGCCCGTTCCCTGACGCGTGAGCTTGGGTCCCGCGGCATCACGGCCAACGTGGTGGCCCCGGGCTTCATCAACACGGACATGACCGCCGAGCTTCCCGAAGCCACCCAGAAGGACTACCTCTCCAGCATTCCGGCAGGCCGCTTTGCCGAGGCGTCCGAGGTTGCCAACGTTGTCCGCTGGATCTCCAGCGACGAGGCAGCCTACATCTCGGGAGCCGTGATCCCCGTGGACGGCGGCCTGGGCATGGGCCACTGA
- a CDS encoding SDR family oxidoreductase, whose translation MGLLDNKTAIVTGSSRGIGAEVAKNLAKEGAAVVVNYRQKAPRANKVVQGIEADGGRAVAVGADLTSQEGVQALASAAMENFGSLDILVLNASGGMETGMGEDYALKLNRDAQINMLNAAVPLMKEGSRVVFVTSHQAHFINTVPTMEAYEPVARSKRAGEDALRELIPSLAEKGITLVVVSGDMIEGTVTATLLDRSTPGAIEARRAEAGKLYSVEEFAEVVASMATADVESGHTEYAGGADYFGKGAGQATS comes from the coding sequence ATGGGACTGCTGGATAACAAGACTGCCATCGTGACCGGATCCTCCCGCGGCATCGGCGCGGAGGTGGCGAAGAACCTGGCCAAGGAGGGCGCCGCCGTCGTGGTCAACTACCGCCAGAAGGCTCCACGCGCCAACAAGGTGGTGCAGGGCATCGAGGCCGACGGCGGCCGGGCCGTGGCAGTGGGCGCCGACCTCACCAGCCAGGAGGGCGTGCAGGCCCTCGCCAGCGCCGCCATGGAAAACTTCGGCTCGCTGGACATCCTGGTGCTGAACGCCTCCGGCGGCATGGAAACCGGCATGGGCGAGGACTACGCACTCAAGCTGAACCGCGACGCCCAGATCAACATGCTCAACGCCGCCGTGCCCCTGATGAAGGAAGGCTCCCGCGTGGTGTTCGTGACCAGCCACCAGGCCCACTTCATCAACACCGTGCCCACCATGGAAGCCTACGAGCCCGTTGCCCGCAGCAAGCGCGCCGGGGAGGACGCCCTGCGCGAACTCATCCCAAGTCTGGCTGAGAAGGGCATCACCCTGGTGGTGGTGTCCGGCGACATGATCGAGGGCACCGTCACCGCCACGCTCCTGGACCGCTCCACCCCCGGTGCCATCGAAGCCCGCCGCGCTGAGGCCGGAAAGCTTTACTCCGTGGAGGAGTTCGCTGAGGTGGTGGCCAGCATGGCCACGGCCGACGTCGAATCCGGCCACACCGAATACGCCGGCGGCGCCGACTACTTCGGCAAGGGCGCCGGCCAGGCCACAAGTTAG
- the serB gene encoding phosphoserine phosphatase SerB, with product MTSNVTAVSYGLKLSPTGLEQLRSIFTAHGAAVLSEASLGDERYQVHVADLALPDATAAGLAALRHAVAEASISGMDTALVPAGLRSAERKLLIMDVDSTLIQQEVIELLAAYAGKREEVAAVTEAAMRGELDFAQSLHARVAVLAGLPADVVHSVRQEVKLSLGAGELVAAFKAAGHVVAVVSGGFNQILEPIADELGLHHWQANELEIVDGALTGKVLGAVVDRAAKEKYLREWAASEGIALEHTVAVGDGANDLDMLGAAGIGIAFNAKPAVRAVADAAVNMPYLDAVRYVAGV from the coding sequence ATGACTTCGAACGTGACTGCGGTCAGCTACGGCCTGAAACTGTCTCCAACCGGGCTGGAGCAGCTCCGTTCCATCTTCACTGCGCACGGCGCCGCCGTGCTGTCCGAGGCCAGCCTTGGCGACGAGCGGTACCAGGTCCACGTCGCGGACCTGGCGCTTCCCGATGCCACGGCCGCTGGCCTCGCTGCCCTCCGCCATGCAGTGGCGGAGGCCTCCATCAGCGGGATGGACACCGCACTGGTCCCTGCCGGTCTGCGGTCAGCTGAACGCAAGCTCCTGATCATGGACGTGGACTCCACCCTGATCCAGCAGGAGGTCATCGAACTCTTGGCCGCCTATGCAGGAAAACGGGAAGAAGTAGCCGCCGTCACCGAAGCTGCGATGCGCGGGGAACTGGACTTCGCCCAAAGCCTCCACGCCCGGGTGGCGGTTCTCGCGGGGCTGCCGGCCGACGTCGTCCATTCCGTTCGGCAGGAAGTAAAGCTGAGCCTGGGCGCCGGCGAACTGGTGGCCGCCTTCAAGGCCGCCGGCCACGTGGTTGCCGTTGTTTCGGGTGGTTTTAACCAGATCCTGGAGCCGATCGCCGATGAGCTGGGCCTGCACCACTGGCAGGCGAACGAGCTGGAGATCGTGGACGGCGCACTGACGGGCAAGGTGCTGGGCGCTGTTGTGGACCGGGCGGCCAAGGAAAAATACCTGCGTGAATGGGCAGCATCCGAGGGCATCGCGCTGGAGCACACCGTGGCCGTGGGCGACGGCGCCAACGACCTGGACATGCTGGGCGCGGCCGGCATCGGCATCGCTTTCAACGCCAAGCCCGCAGTGCGTGCCGTTGCCGACGCCGCCGTTAACATGCCGTACCTCGACGCCGTCAGGTACGTCGCCGGCGTCTGA
- the map gene encoding type I methionyl aminopeptidase, with translation MIELLTPREVDEARVSGQFVAKTLAALRDRIRPGTNLLEINDWAASMIEAAGARSCYVDYAPSFGRGPFGKVICTSVNDAVLHGLPHDYVLGDGDLLTLDFAAGVDGWVTDSAISFVVGKSSAPRDLHMIEATEKALVAGIGAAQPGARIGDISHAIGSVLEAAGFQVNTQFGGHGVGSTMHQDPHIPNTGKPGRGYVLRPGLLLAIEPWIMDGTSELVTAPDGWTLCSSNGRRTAHSEHTVAVTESGPIVLTQLAE, from the coding sequence ATGATTGAGCTGCTCACGCCCCGCGAAGTGGACGAGGCCCGTGTTTCAGGCCAGTTCGTGGCCAAGACCCTGGCGGCGCTGAGGGACAGAATCCGGCCGGGGACCAACCTCCTGGAAATCAACGACTGGGCTGCGTCCATGATCGAGGCCGCGGGGGCGCGCTCCTGCTACGTCGACTATGCTCCCTCGTTTGGGCGCGGCCCCTTTGGGAAAGTCATCTGCACTTCCGTCAACGATGCGGTTCTGCACGGGCTGCCCCATGACTACGTGCTGGGGGACGGGGACCTGCTGACGCTGGATTTCGCCGCGGGTGTCGACGGGTGGGTTACCGACTCCGCAATCAGCTTTGTTGTAGGGAAGTCTTCTGCGCCCCGAGACCTTCACATGATCGAGGCCACTGAGAAGGCTCTTGTGGCTGGTATCGGTGCCGCGCAGCCTGGAGCCCGCATCGGAGACATCTCCCACGCGATCGGCTCGGTGCTTGAAGCGGCAGGGTTCCAGGTCAACACCCAGTTCGGCGGACACGGCGTCGGGAGCACCATGCACCAGGACCCGCACATTCCGAATACCGGTAAACCCGGGCGCGGATACGTGCTTCGCCCGGGGCTGCTGTTGGCAATAGAACCGTGGATCATGGACGGCACCAGTGAGCTCGTCACCGCTCCGGATGGATGGACGCTGTGCAGTTCCAACGGCCGCCGGACGGCGCACTCGGAGCACACCGTAGCCGTCACCGAATCCGGTCCGATCGTCCTCACCCAACTGGCGGAATAG
- a CDS encoding class I SAM-dependent methyltransferase, translating into MTEALVQAAYSSRAAEYIARFGDVESAHPADRQLIAKWAGAVVGPVLDVGCGPGHWTKFLADQGAVVEGIDVVPAFIEQAKDRFPGIPFREASLTSLGAPAGAAAGILAWYSLIHLEPNEVPPVLQELARSLGPGGDLLVGLFESPEIQRFPHAVTPAYSWPVKGVTKLLESTGFGTVSIERRTGTGHRPHAAISARLA; encoded by the coding sequence ATGACGGAGGCACTAGTCCAGGCCGCATACTCAAGCCGGGCTGCCGAGTACATTGCACGCTTCGGGGACGTGGAGTCAGCACACCCGGCAGACCGGCAACTCATTGCTAAATGGGCTGGAGCCGTCGTCGGGCCAGTGCTGGATGTAGGCTGCGGGCCCGGGCACTGGACGAAATTCCTCGCGGACCAGGGGGCCGTCGTCGAAGGTATCGATGTGGTGCCGGCATTCATTGAGCAGGCAAAAGACCGCTTTCCCGGGATTCCTTTCCGCGAAGCGTCCCTTACAAGCCTTGGAGCCCCGGCGGGCGCGGCCGCCGGCATCCTTGCCTGGTACTCACTGATCCACCTTGAACCCAACGAGGTTCCTCCCGTTCTCCAGGAACTGGCACGGTCCCTGGGCCCGGGCGGGGATCTCCTGGTGGGCTTGTTTGAGAGCCCGGAAATCCAGAGGTTTCCGCATGCCGTGACGCCTGCCTACTCATGGCCAGTCAAAGGCGTTACCAAGCTGCTCGAATCCACTGGCTTCGGAACAGTTTCCATTGAGAGACGAACTGGCACCGGCCACCGGCCGCATGCCGCAATCAGCGCCCGCCTTGCCTGA
- a CDS encoding ABC transporter ATP-binding protein, which translates to MSDVLELASVSVVRGKKTLLDKVDWEVNEGERWVILGPNGAGKTTLLQIAAARLHPSSGKAGILDEILGRTDVFELRPRIGLSSAALATQIPEQENVLNVVVTAAYGVTGRWREGYERDDERRAFRLLNDWGMGPLLNRTFATLSEGERKRVQIARALMTDPELLLLDEPAAGLDLGGREELVHKLGELAQDEAAPAMVLVTHHLEEVPPGFTHAMLLRDGGVVAAGAIADVLTAENLSKTFGLDLDVSENAGRYTAVARR; encoded by the coding sequence ATGAGTGATGTTCTGGAATTGGCTTCCGTCAGCGTTGTCCGAGGCAAAAAGACCCTGCTGGACAAAGTCGACTGGGAGGTCAATGAAGGCGAACGCTGGGTGATCCTCGGCCCCAACGGCGCCGGCAAGACCACGCTCCTGCAAATAGCTGCAGCCCGGCTCCACCCCAGCAGCGGCAAAGCCGGCATCCTTGACGAAATCCTCGGGCGCACGGACGTCTTCGAGCTCCGTCCCCGGATCGGCCTCTCCTCTGCCGCACTCGCAACCCAGATTCCCGAACAGGAGAACGTCCTCAACGTCGTGGTCACCGCTGCCTACGGCGTCACCGGCCGCTGGCGCGAGGGCTACGAGCGCGACGACGAACGGCGGGCCTTCCGCCTGCTCAACGACTGGGGGATGGGGCCGCTGCTGAACAGGACCTTCGCAACCCTGTCCGAGGGGGAGCGCAAGCGTGTCCAGATTGCCCGCGCCCTCATGACCGACCCCGAGCTGTTGCTGCTTGACGAACCGGCAGCCGGCCTGGACCTGGGCGGCCGCGAGGAACTCGTCCACAAACTGGGGGAACTCGCGCAGGACGAGGCCGCACCCGCCATGGTCCTGGTGACGCACCACCTCGAGGAAGTCCCGCCGGGCTTCACCCACGCCATGCTGCTGCGTGACGGCGGAGTGGTCGCCGCGGGCGCCATTGCGGATGTCCTGACAGCGGAGAACCTCAGCAAGACCTTCGGGCTGGACCTGGACGTCAGCGAAAACGCCGGCCGGTACACCGCCGTCGCCCGCCGCTAA
- a CDS encoding sulfite exporter TauE/SafE family protein: MDLLSSIFVSIAGLWAGTINAVVGSGTLVTFPVLIALGVAPVVASMSNAMGLVFGTAAGAFGYRRELKGRGRQLMRLLPASLLGGISGAWLLLHLPERVFHYAAPVLIVLALLMVVFQPRLQAWVRSREENPEHAVRDKRHGILLVVLVYAAGVYGGYFVAAQGILLVGILGIFLTGTIQNANAMKNILVLGVNLVAAVSYVLFAFDRINWLVVLLIAVSSSIGGLVGAKVGRKLSPTVLRGVILALGLVALGFMIANLLK, translated from the coding sequence TTGGATCTTCTCAGCAGCATCTTTGTGTCCATCGCCGGCCTGTGGGCCGGAACCATCAACGCCGTCGTGGGCTCCGGCACCCTGGTGACGTTCCCCGTGCTCATCGCCCTTGGCGTCGCCCCGGTTGTGGCCTCCATGAGCAACGCCATGGGCCTTGTCTTCGGCACGGCAGCCGGAGCGTTCGGGTACCGGCGCGAGCTGAAGGGCCGCGGCCGCCAGCTGATGCGGCTCCTGCCCGCATCACTCCTGGGCGGCATCTCTGGTGCATGGCTGCTCCTGCACCTGCCTGAGAGGGTCTTCCACTACGCAGCCCCCGTCCTCATTGTCCTTGCCCTCCTTATGGTGGTGTTCCAGCCGCGCCTGCAGGCGTGGGTGCGTTCCCGGGAGGAAAACCCGGAGCACGCAGTCCGGGACAAGCGGCACGGTATCCTCCTGGTGGTTCTGGTCTATGCGGCCGGGGTCTACGGCGGGTACTTCGTCGCTGCCCAGGGCATCCTGCTGGTCGGCATCCTCGGCATTTTCCTTACCGGCACTATCCAGAACGCCAATGCCATGAAGAACATCCTGGTCCTGGGCGTGAACCTGGTGGCTGCGGTGTCCTACGTCCTATTCGCGTTCGACCGGATCAACTGGCTGGTGGTGCTCCTGATTGCCGTGAGTTCCAGCATCGGCGGGCTCGTTGGAGCCAAGGTGGGCCGCAAACTCTCGCCCACCGTGCTGCGCGGCGTGATCCTGGCCCTGGGCCTGGTGGCCCTCGGATTCATGATCGCCAATCTGCTGAAATAA
- a CDS encoding RNA methyltransferase, with product MTIHYLESAADPRVSDYTQLTDVHLRKLREPAEGMYIAESSRVLRRALAAGHQPRSFFLAEKWLDDLQDVLAAHPQVPAFIGSAALLEEITGFHLHRGAMAAMQRPAPVPLPELLAGARRVAVLEDIVDHTNVGAIFRSAAALDIDAVLVSPRCGDPLYRRSVRVSMGTVFQVPWARLTSWPQDLLLLKDHGFTVAALELTEDAQDVDAVAARNPEKLALVLGTEGAGMSAGTLAAVDLAVKIPMRNGVDSLNVAAASAVAFWELRPRD from the coding sequence GTGACAATCCACTATCTCGAATCCGCCGCGGACCCCCGGGTCTCCGACTACACGCAGCTCACCGACGTGCACCTGCGCAAGCTCCGGGAACCGGCTGAAGGCATGTACATTGCCGAATCCTCCCGCGTCCTGCGCCGGGCGCTGGCGGCGGGTCACCAGCCGCGCTCCTTTTTCCTCGCGGAAAAGTGGCTGGACGACCTGCAGGACGTCCTGGCCGCGCACCCGCAGGTCCCCGCCTTCATTGGCAGCGCCGCCCTGCTGGAGGAGATCACCGGTTTCCACCTGCACCGCGGTGCCATGGCGGCCATGCAGCGCCCGGCCCCGGTTCCGCTGCCGGAGCTGCTGGCCGGTGCCCGCAGGGTGGCCGTCCTCGAGGACATTGTGGACCACACGAACGTTGGCGCGATCTTCCGCTCCGCCGCCGCGCTGGACATCGACGCCGTCCTCGTTTCCCCCCGCTGCGGCGACCCGCTCTACCGCCGGAGCGTCCGGGTGAGCATGGGCACCGTCTTCCAGGTGCCGTGGGCCAGGCTAACCAGCTGGCCCCAGGATCTCCTCCTGCTCAAGGACCACGGGTTCACGGTTGCAGCGCTGGAGCTCACCGAGGACGCGCAGGACGTGGACGCGGTGGCTGCCCGGAACCCGGAAAAGCTCGCCCTGGTGCTCGGCACGGAAGGCGCCGGAATGAGCGCCGGGACGCTCGCCGCCGTCGACCTCGCCGTGAAGATCCCCATGCGAAACGGCGTGGACTCCCTGAATGTTGCGGCGGCATCGGCGGTGGCCTTCTGGGAGCTGCGCCCCCGGGACTAG
- a CDS encoding type B 50S ribosomal protein L31, giving the protein MKSDIHPKYEAVVFNDLASGTKFLTKSTVSSSKTIEWEDGNTYPVIDVEISSESHPFYTGKQRIMDSAGRVERFNARFKGFGGKK; this is encoded by the coding sequence ATGAAGTCTGATATCCACCCGAAGTACGAAGCTGTTGTTTTCAACGACCTGGCTTCCGGCACGAAGTTCCTGACCAAGTCCACCGTTTCTTCCTCGAAGACCATCGAGTGGGAAGACGGCAACACCTACCCGGTCATCGACGTCGAAATCTCCTCCGAGTCCCACCCGTTCTACACGGGCAAGCAGCGCATCATGGACTCCGCAGGCCGCGTCGAGCGCTTCAACGCCCGCTTCAAGGGCTTCGGCGGCAAGAAGTAA
- a CDS encoding biotin/lipoate A/B protein ligase family protein, with amino-acid sequence MTAMPPPARRSASSRHGEYKVPGGKLVVVDLDVIGGRLANVSVSGDFFLEPDEALLDINRGLAGLPETTTAAELAAVVSSSLPAGSALFGFSADAVAVTVRRALAKATSWADHEWNVIAPTVLPTEINVALDEVLTEEVGAGRRNPTLRFWDWQEPSVVIGSFQSVRNEVDPAGVEKHGITVVRRISGGGAMFMEAGNCITYSLYLPQTLVDGISFADSYPFLDSWVMAALEKLGINAFYVPLNDIATDQGKIGGAAQKRLANGGMLHHVTMSYDIDADKMVEVLRIGKEKLSDKGTRSAKKRVDPLRRQTGLARTAIIAAMSEVFTDRYGATPSQLTEAELGTARERVGSKFGTAGWLHRVP; translated from the coding sequence ATGACCGCCATGCCTCCTCCAGCACGCCGTTCCGCCTCCAGCCGCCACGGCGAATACAAAGTGCCCGGCGGCAAGCTCGTGGTGGTGGACCTGGACGTCATCGGTGGCCGGCTGGCCAACGTGAGCGTCAGCGGCGACTTCTTCCTGGAGCCGGACGAGGCACTCCTGGACATCAACCGCGGGCTGGCGGGACTGCCTGAAACAACAACGGCGGCCGAACTTGCCGCCGTCGTCTCATCGTCGCTTCCGGCCGGCTCAGCCCTGTTCGGCTTTTCCGCGGACGCCGTCGCCGTCACCGTCCGCCGCGCCCTCGCCAAGGCGACCTCCTGGGCGGACCACGAGTGGAATGTCATAGCACCCACCGTCCTGCCCACCGAGATCAATGTGGCCCTCGACGAGGTCCTCACGGAGGAGGTTGGCGCGGGCCGACGCAACCCCACGCTCCGCTTCTGGGACTGGCAGGAGCCGTCCGTGGTCATCGGCAGCTTCCAGTCTGTCCGCAACGAGGTGGACCCGGCCGGCGTGGAGAAGCACGGCATCACCGTGGTCCGGCGCATCAGCGGCGGGGGAGCAATGTTCATGGAGGCGGGCAACTGCATCACCTACTCCCTCTATCTGCCGCAGACTCTCGTTGACGGCATCAGCTTCGCCGATTCCTATCCGTTCCTGGATTCCTGGGTCATGGCGGCGCTGGAAAAGCTCGGCATCAACGCGTTCTACGTGCCGCTGAACGACATCGCCACGGACCAGGGAAAGATCGGCGGGGCAGCGCAGAAACGGCTGGCCAACGGGGGCATGCTGCACCATGTGACCATGAGCTACGACATCGACGCCGACAAGATGGTCGAGGTGCTGCGGATCGGCAAGGAGAAGCTTTCCGACAAGGGCACCCGCAGCGCAAAGAAGCGGGTGGACCCGCTGCGGCGCCAGACCGGCCTGGCCCGCACCGCCATCATCGCCGCCATGAGCGAGGTATTCACCGACCGCTACGGTGCAACGCCGTCACAGCTGACCGAGGCGGAACTGGGCACCGCCCGGGAGCGCGTCGGCAGCAAGTTCGGCACGGCAGGCTGGCTGCACCGCGTCCCCTGA